Proteins encoded in a region of the Balaenoptera musculus isolate JJ_BM4_2016_0621 chromosome 5, mBalMus1.pri.v3, whole genome shotgun sequence genome:
- the SOD3 gene encoding extracellular superoxide dismutase [Cu-Zn] codes for MLALLCAYLLLTAGASDVSTYPDLEQPGSRMGEQIRDIHAKVTEIWQELMQRWAAGGGQDAALYAACPVLPSATLDAAQPRVSGVVLFRQLRPGALLEAFFHLEGFPAEPNGTSRAIHVHQFGDLSQGCDSTGAHYNPLAVPHPQHPGDFGNFVVRDGQVWKYRSGLAASLSGPHSIAGRAVVIHEGEDDLGRGGNQASLENGNAGRRLACCVVGLCGPGPWARQAQEHAERKKRRRESECKAS; via the coding sequence ATGCTGGCGCTGCTCTGTGCCTACCTGCTCCTGACGGCCGGCGCCTCGGACGTCTCCACCTACCCGGACCTGGAGCAGCCCGGCTCCCGCATGGGGGAGCAGATCCGTGACATACACGCCAAAGTGACGGAGATCTGGCAGGAGCTGATGCAGCGgtgggcggcgggcggcggccaGGACGCCGCGCTCTACGCTGCCTGCCCGGTGCTGCCGTCGGCCACGCTGGACGCGGCGCAGCCCCGGGTGAGCGGCGTCGTGCTCTTCCGGCAGCTCCGGCCCGGCGCCTTGCTCGAGGCCTTCTTCCATCTGGAGGGGTTCCCGGCCGAGCCCAACGGCACCAGCCGCGCCATCCACGTGCACCAGTTCGGGGACCTGAGCCAGGGCTGCGACTCCACCGGCGCGCACTACAACCCGCTGGCCGTGCCGCACCCGCAGCACCCGGGCGACTTCGGCAACTTCGTGGTGCGCGACGGCCAAGTCTGGAAGTACCGCTCCGGCCTGGCCGCCTCGCTCTCCGGCCCGCACTCGATCGCGGGCCGCGCCGTGGTGATCCACGAGGGCGAGGACGACCTGGGCCGCGGTGGCAACCAGGCCAGCCTGGAGAATGGCAATGCGGGCCGCCGGCTCGCCTGCTGCGTGGTGGGCCTGTGCGGGCCGGGGCCCTGGGCGCGCCAGGCGCAGGAGCACGCGGAGCGCAAGAAGCGGCGGCGAGAGAGCGAGTGCAAGGCCAGCtga